The DNA region CGCGGAGGACGGTGATGCGGTCGCAGACGGCGCGGACCTCTTCGAGGAAGTGGGAAATGTAGATGATCGCGAGGCCCTGCGCTTTCAGCTGACGGATGAGGGCGAAGAGGCGCTCGATGTCTTTTTGCGTGAGGGAGCTGGTGGGCTCATCGAGGACGAGTATCCGGGCTCCCACGACAACGGCGCGGCCGATTTCGATGAGCTGGCGTTCGGCGGGCGGGAGTTCGCTGACGGTCGTCTCGGTGGAGATGTGATCGAGGCCGACGGTGGTGAGGGCTTTGCGGGCGAGCGTGCGCGTTTCGCGCCAGTTCATGAAGCCGCCGCGGCCGGGTTCGATGCCGAGGACGATGTTTTCGGCGACGGAGAGATGCGGCGCGAGCGCGAGTTCTTGATAGATCATCGCGATGCCGGCTTCGCGGGAATCTAGGGGCGTGCGCGGGTGGAACGGTTTTCCGTCGAGCGTGAGTGTGCCGGCGTCGGGCGTGTGGACGCCGGAGAGCACTTTCATGAGCGTGCTTTTGCCGGCACCGTTTTCGCCGACGAGGGCGAGGACTTCACCGGCGCGAGCGGTGAGGCTGACGCCGGCGAGTGCGCGCGTGGGGCCGAAGTTTTTTTCGACGCCTTCCATGCGGAGGAGGTCGGGGGTCGAACTGGCGGCGGGGACGGACGGCATGTGTGGACGCTGGTAGGCGCGCGGATTTTTTTAAGAAATAGGTCCTATAGGTCTTATGGGACGTGTAGGACTTATGTCGGAGTCGGAGGGCGGAGGTGTTTTTTATTCGCCGCCGAGGATGGCTTTGACGGCGGGGGAATCGAGGTTGGCTTTGGTGACGAGTTCGCAGCCGGTGTCGACGCGGGCTTCGAATTTTTCGCCGCGGATGACGGCGACGGCGGTCTTCACAGAGAGGTAGCCCATCTTGAAGGGATTCTGGGCGACGATGGCGTCGATCTGGTCGCGCTTGAGAGCGGCGACGAGTTGGGAGGAGGTGTCGAAACCGACGAATTTTTTCTTACCGGCGAGGCCGTTCTGGCGGAGGGCGAGGAGCATGCCCTGAGTGGAAGGATCGTTGGGGCAGAAGATGCCGTCGGCCTCACGGATCTTGTCGATCATGTTCATGGCGGCGTCTTGCGCGGTGGAGATGCTGGGGCCGGCGTAGCGGTTGCTCATGATGACTTCGATGCCGGGGTGTTTCTTCATGACGCTGAGGAAACCTTCTTCGCGCTCGTTGGTGCTGGCGGAGCCTTCGATGTAGCGGAGGAGGACGACCTTGCCTTTGCCGTTGAGGAGGCGGGCGAGTTCTTCGCCGCCGATTTCACCGCCGCGGCGGTTGTCGGTCGCGACGAAGGAGGAGAACTCTTTGCCGGCTTCGCCGTTGAGGGCGGAGTCCATGATGATGACGGGGATTTTGGCGTCGGTCGCGCTGCGGACGGGGCCGACGAGGGCGGTGGCGTCGAGCGGGGCGAGGACGATGCCGGAGACTTTGGAGCCGACGAATTGCTGGACGACGGCGATCTGCTGGGCGCGGTCGTTTTCGAGGATGGGGCCGCGCCAGTTGATCTTCACGCCGGTTTCCTCGGCGGCTTTGCGCGCGCCGGCTTCGACGGTTTTCCAGAAGGGATGCGTGGTGCCTTTGGGGATGACGGCGAGGGTGATGTCCTGGGCGAAGGCGGCGGTGGAAAGGGTGAGCGAGAGAGTGAGGAGGGAGAGCAGGGATTTTTTCATGGGGAGGATTTGATGTGGAACTCAGGAAAGCTGGAAAAGGAAGTCGGAGAAAATGCTGCGGGAGTCGGAAGGAAGGGGAATAGGTCCTATGGGACGTATGGGTCTTATAGGACCTAGGGAAGACGAAGTTGTTTAGACTTCGATCATGGCTTTTAAGACGGCGGGGTTGCCGGAGATGTCGCGCGGGAAGATTTCGGGGACGTCGGCGAGTTTGAGGCGGTGGGTGATCCACGGTTGCGTATTCACTTTTCCCGCTTCGACGAGGGCGATGATGTCGCGGAAGGTGGCGGGGAGGGCGTTGCGGCTGCCCATGACGGTGAGTTCGCGGCGGTGGAAGTTCGGGTCGTTGAAGGTGACGTCGCCTTGGAAGAGTCCGACGAAAACGATGCGGCCGCCGTGCGCGGGGAGGTCGAAGGTGCCCATCATCGATTTCGGATTTCCGGTGGCGTCGATGACGCAGGTGGGGAGATCGCCGCCGCCGATTTTTTTGAGTTCGTCGATCGCGGACGGGCCGGCGGTGACGGTGTGTTTCACGCCGAGTTGATCGCGGCAGAAGGCGAGGCGGGATTCGGCGACGTCCATCACGATGAGCGTGGCACCGGTGACGAGGACGAACTGGATGACGCTGAGGCCGATGGGGCCGGCGCCGATGACGAGGACGACGTCGTCCTTCTTGATGTCGGCGCGCTCCACGGCGTGGGCGCCGATGGCGAGGGTTTCGACGAGGGCGAGCTGGTCGTAATTGAGTTTCTCGGACTTGTGGAGTTTGCGCGCGGGGATGGCGACGAGGGGGCGCATGCCGCCGTCGATGTGGACGCCCATGACTTTGAGGTCGGTGCAGCAGTTGGGTTTGCCGCGGCGGCAGGCGATGCAGCGGCCGCAGTTGATGTAGGGCTCGACGGAGCAGCGGTCGCCGGCTTTGAGGCCGTGCGGGTCGGATCCGGGGTTGATGACCTCGACGCCGAGTTCATGGCCGAGGACGCGCGGGTAGTTGAAGAAGGGTTGTTTGCCGGCGAAGGCGTGGAGGTCGGTGCCGCAGACGCCGATGCGGTGGACGCGGACGAGGGCTTCGCCGGGGGCGAGCGTGGGTTCGGGGGCGTCGTGGGTGGCGGCGAACTGGCCGGGGTTTTGGAGGGAAATCTGGAGCATGGATTTTTTTAACCGCGAATGGACGCTAATGAACGCGAATGGCGGAGACGGAGATGAAGACGGAATTTTTTAACCACTTATGC from Nibricoccus aquaticus includes:
- a CDS encoding zinc-binding alcohol dehydrogenase family protein — encoded protein: MLQISLQNPGQFAATHDAPEPTLAPGEALVRVHRIGVCGTDLHAFAGKQPFFNYPRVLGHELGVEVINPGSDPHGLKAGDRCSVEPYINCGRCIACRRGKPNCCTDLKVMGVHIDGGMRPLVAIPARKLHKSEKLNYDQLALVETLAIGAHAVERADIKKDDVVLVIGAGPIGLSVIQFVLVTGATLIVMDVAESRLAFCRDQLGVKHTVTAGPSAIDELKKIGGGDLPTCVIDATGNPKSMMGTFDLPAHGGRIVFVGLFQGDVTFNDPNFHRRELTVMGSRNALPATFRDIIALVEAGKVNTQPWITHRLKLADVPEIFPRDISGNPAVLKAMIEV
- a CDS encoding substrate-binding domain-containing protein, encoding MKKSLLSLLTLSLTLSTAAFAQDITLAVIPKGTTHPFWKTVEAGARKAAEETGVKINWRGPILENDRAQQIAVVQQFVGSKVSGIVLAPLDATALVGPVRSATDAKIPVIIMDSALNGEAGKEFSSFVATDNRRGGEIGGEELARLLNGKGKVVLLRYIEGSASTNEREEGFLSVMKKHPGIEVIMSNRYAGPSISTAQDAAMNMIDKIREADGIFCPNDPSTQGMLLALRQNGLAGKKKFVGFDTSSQLVAALKRDQIDAIVAQNPFKMGYLSVKTAVAVIRGEKFEARVDTGCELVTKANLDSPAVKAILGGE